The sequence below is a genomic window from Streptomyces sp. V1I1.
GACATCTCCACCGGGTCGTCGCTGAGCACCGAGAACTCGCTCATCTCCCTGTACTTCACAGGGTCGCCCGTCGCCTGGAAGCTGGCGCGCGCCGAGATCGTCCACGCCTCCATGTCCGCGGCAGCGGCCACGGAGTACGTGAGGGTGGTCTCGCCCGGGGCGATGTCGCAGACCGCCAGGAGCTCCCCGTTCGAGTACGGCTCCTCGCGGCACGAGGCGTTCGCGCCGGTGACCGGGCCTCTGTGCAGGTCGGAGGCCTCCGACTGGAGGTGCCACCAGCGGAAGCCCTCGGCCGGCTCCATGTGCAGCTCGACCCGGCCCTTCTCCGACACGAGCACCTTGATGGTGTGGGTGACCGAGCCCCCCGCGGCGACGTCCGGCGTCTCGAGCTTGATCGTGGGCAGCTGCGGGTCCGCCGTCGGCGCGCCGTACGCGAATCCGCCGGTCGCCAGAAGCGCCATGGCCGTAGCCGCGACGACGGCGAACCGCCGCCGGACGTGCCCGGGGTGTCGCTGCGTACGCATATGTCTCCTCTTGCTCTTCCCCCCGGCCGGGCGGCCGACCGCCGGGCCCTTGCACAGAGGAGACCTGCGGGTTGATCACATGGTTGTACGGATCAAGGCCGTGGCACGGGCAGTCGCTTGGCGCAGTCCTCGCTGCATCTGCCTACCGGCGCATGGCCGGCACATCGCCCCGAACCGTCGACGCGCAGTCCGGCAGCCCCGGCTGACCGCCATGTCCGTTTCCCGCCGGAAGCGCGACGCCTCGCGCGCCACGCTGAAGGCATGACATCGACTCTCTGGACCGCCCGCCCCATCCAGCCCGCCGCTCTCAAGCAGCTGCGCGACACCGACGACGCGGGCCGGCCCTGCGTCCCGTACACCGACACCGAGGGCGGCGCACCCCTGCGCTGCTGTCTGCGGCCGAGCGGGATCGGGGAGCGGATCGCGCTCGTCTCGTACGCGCCGCTGCGGCGATGGGCCGCCGAGACGTGGGCCAAGCCCGGGGCGTACGACGAGCAGGGGCCCGTCTTCATCCATGCCGAGGAGTGCGAGGGGCCTCGGGAGCAGGACGGTTACCCCTTCGCCCACCCCGGGGCCCTGCGGACGCTGCGGCGCTACGACGCCGAGGGCCACATCGCGGGCGGCCGCCTCCTGGAGATTCCGGAGGCGGCCACCGAAGGGTTCGACGCGGCGTTCGCGGAAGCCTTTGCCGGTCCCGAGGTGGTCCTCGTACATGTCAGGGCTGTGGAGTACGGCTGCTTCCACTTCGAGGTGCGCCGCCTTTGAGGTGTTTCGTTCCGCCGGGTTTCCCGATACTCCCTCAGCTACTCCCTTACTCCCTCAGCTTCCGAGGAAGACCGGGTTCGTGAACGCCGCCAGCGGACCCGGCAGTCCCGGCACCACCGGCGCGCGCCGCACCTCCGCCCGTACATACGCCGCGTACGACGCCGTCGTGCCCCACTCCACCGTGCCCGTCCCCGACGCCGGCAGCGCCACCGTGTGCAGCACGCCCTGGTCGGTCACGATGCGGGCCGAGCAGTTCGGCGCGCCGCCGACCTCCAGGCGTACCGTCACCGGGTCGTCGGCGTCGACGCGCAGCCGTTCGCCGATGCCCGCGTGCTGCCCGTGTCCCCCCGCCGCCGAGAAGGACAGCGACACCGCGGAGGACTCGGCGACGTACGAGCGTCCCGCCCGGATGCCGTCCAGGATCGCCTCGCGGGACAGCTCGTCGGCCAGGACCACGGTCTGCGGCGTGCCGACCGGGTCCGGGTGGCGGTGCGCGTCGCTGTTGCCCATCGCCGGGGTCCAGGGCTTTCCGGAGCGTACGGACGCGACCAGCGTGTTGTCCCAGGCCTGTAGCGAGACCTCGTCGTCGGGGGTGTACGCGCCGTTCCACACCTCCACCGCGTCCGCCTCGCCGAAGCCGAACTTCCAGTTGCAGCCGATGCAGGTGGCGTGCGGGTGGGCCGGGACGACCAGGCCGCCGGAGCGCCTGATCTCGCGGGCGTAGCGGCCGAAACGGTTGTCGCGGGCCCGGTAACGCCAGTCGACGAAGGTCCCGGGGTCGGTGCCGAGCGCGACGACGTGGCCGTTGCGCGTCGTCACCTCCTCGCCGGTGAGGATCAGCAGGTCGTCGCCCCACTGTCCCTGCCACGCCCGGTGCGCCGCATGGGTGTTGTGCTCGGAGGTGTTGATGAAGTCGAGCCCGGCGCCGCGCGCGAGCGCGGCGATCTCGGCCGGGGTGCGCTTGCCGTCCGAGTACCAGGAGTGCAGGTGGCAGTCGCCGCGGTACCAGGCGCGGCCACGGCCCTTGGCCCGCTCCGGCGGGTAGACCGGCTTGGGGGTCTTGCCGGGCGCGCCGTACCGGAGCGTGATGGTGACTTCGTACGTGAGACCCTGCGGCGAGACCGTGTACGGGCCCAGCGCGATGTACCAGGTGCCGGCCCGTACCGGGCCCGGGATGTAGCCCGGCGTCGCCTCGTCCGCGCGGATGAAGAACTCGGTGCGCGCCCCGCCCGACCAGCCGCGGAAGCCGTCCCCGCCGAGCTCAGTGCCGCGCTCGTCGAAGATGCCGATGTCGAGGGCGTTGCCCTGGGTGCCGGCCGGGACGACGGGCCGCTCGTAGGTGTACGCGACGTGGATCTCGCGTACGCCTCGCGGGACCTCGACCGGGAGATACACGAAGTCGGGGGAGCCGGGCGGCAGCGTGCCGCGTACGACCTCGGTCTGCCCGTCGCTCTGGCCGGCTTGTCCGTCGCTGTTCGGTGCCGCGTTGGCGAAGCTCACAGTGCCCAACGTAAGCGCCGCGGCCGCTCCCGTCACCAGCAGGCCGCGTCTGTCCATGGCGTGTTCTGTGTGTTCGTCGTTGCACATGCCGTCGGCTCCCCAGGCTGGTGAGAGGGACAGAAGTGGTGTACTCAAACCCTCGTATTGAGCCGTGAACTGCCGTGCAAGGGAAGGGGGGTGGCAGGGGGCGGGGCGATGGCCGGACAGTGCTTGGCCTGGACTCGGCGTGCACTCGGCGTGCGCTTTTGGCCTGCACTCGGCGTGTACTCGGCATCTGGCGCGGGACGGCGTACCTTGGGCCCGCCACCAGCGCCGACGACGACGGAGGAGCCCCATGAGGATCTCGACGACGATCTTCCTCACGGACGAGACGATCACGCCCGTACGGCTGGCGCGGGAGCTGGAGGAACGTGGCTTCGGCGGGCTCTACCTGCCGGAACACACCCATATCCCGGTGGAGCGCGCGACCCCGTACCCCGCGGGCGGAGAGCTGCCGCCCGAGTACGGCCGCACCCTCGACCCCTTCGTCGCCCTGGGCCAGGCCGCGGCGGCCACGTCGCGCCTTGGCCTGGGCACCGGCATCACGCTGGTCGCCCAGCACGACCCGATCGACCTGGCCAAGCAGATCGCGACCCTCGACCATCTCTCCGGCGGGCGGTTCACGCTCGGCGTCGGATTCGGCTGGAACAAGGAAGAAGCCGCGGACCACGGCGTGGAGTGGGCGACGCGGCGCGAGCTGGGGCGGGAGCGGATGGCGCTGATGCGGGCGCTGTGGGCGGCCGAACCGACCGCGTACAACGGCGAGTTCGGGGCGGTGCGGGCGTCGTACGCGTACCCGAAGCCCGCGGGCGGCGCGCCGCGCACGCTGGTCGGCGGGGCGGCCGGTCCGAAGCTCTTCTCGCACATCGCGGAGTACGCGGACGGCTGGCTCCCGATCGGCGGGCGTGGCCTGACGGAGTCGGTCCCGGTGCTGCGCGAGGTGTGGGAGAAGGCGGGGCGTGACCCGGGCGCGTTGCAGGTCGTCCCGTACGCGGTCCTGCCGAGCCCCGGGAAGCTGGCGCACTACGCGGAACTGGGCGTGGAGGAGGTCGTGCTGCAACTGCCGCCGGCGGGGGAGGCGGAGGTGCTGGGGGTGCTGGACGAGTACGCGCAGTACGTGTGACCCCCGGCCGGCCCGGGCGCCTGCACGGTGGGCGCCCGGGACGCGGCGGCGCTGTTGGCGGCGAGCAGGACGGCAGCGGGGAGCGCGGCGGCGGCCAGCGTGGCGACGGCGATCAGGCGTGATGTCTTCATGCACCCGAGCCTGCCGACCGGGCCCGACGGGGTGCCGAAGACACGCACGGGCCTCAGCCGGTCGGGTGCCGCCGGGCGTAGGAGACGAAGGCGGACCAGGTGGCGGGGGTGACGGCGAGCTGGGGGCCCTGGGTGACCTTGGAGTCCCGGACGTGGATGGCGGCGGGGGAGGTGGCGACCTCGACGCAGGCGCCGCCTTCGCCGCTGCTGTAGCTGCTCTTGAACCAGTCGAGTTCCGTGGTGTTCATCGTTCTCCCAGCATCTTCTCGATCAGGGACAGCGACTCCCGGGGCGTGAGAGCCTGCGCTCGGATGATCCCATAGCGTTCGGTGAAGGTGCGGACTTCTTCCGGGTCGGTGATCAGCCGGGGGTGTCCGTAGATCTCCGTGTACGCCACCTGCTGCCGCCCCTTGGGCGTCAGAAGGATGAACGCGCCGTCCAGGCTTGGGTGTTCCTCGCGATCTAGCGGCATCACCTGGAGCTCCACGGTCCGCAGCCGTCCGAAGCGCAGTAGCTGCCGCAACTGGTTCTCATGGACGGCCCGTCCGCCGATCGGTCGCCGCAGCAGGGCCTCTTCCAGCACGTAACTGAAGATGGGCGCGGGCCAGCGCTCGAAGATCTGCTGGCGAGCGAGTCGGTCGACTACCCGCTTCTCGATGGTTGACTCGTCCAACAGCGGCCGCCGCTGGGTGAAGATCGCCCTTGCGTACTCCTCGGTCTGGAGCAGTCCAGGAACGGCCTGATTGCTGTAGTCGTGCAGAGCGACGGCCTCCGCCTCGGCCTTCGCGTAATCCCGGAACCAGTCCGGATGCCGCGTCCGTGCCTTCGCCTGCGCCTCCCGTACGTCCTCGATCGCCGCCTTCAGTACGCCCCCGGCCGCCAGCAACTCATCGGCCCGCTCCAGGAAGTCGGGCTGCGGTGTCCGTACGCCCCGCTCCATCGAGGAGATCAGGTCCTCCCCGCAGTGCGCAGCAACGCCCAGCTCCCGCTGGCTCATCGAGGCGTTCTCACGCAGCACCTTGATCTGCTTGCCGAGAGCGCTGAAGAGGTGCGCCGTCCCGTCCACTTCAGCCGGCCGCTCCGGCCGCTCTTCCGTCATGCCGTACCGCTTTCTCGGTCACGGCCGACGTCCCGTACAGCCCGCCGCCCGTACCCGTACAGTTACCCAGCGTCGCGATCTCACTCCTGGTCAGGGTACGGCGAACCGGCCACGCTCAGTGACATGAAGGCCGAAATCACCCTCCCCACCGCTGAGTTCACGCAGCGCTTCAGCGCCACCCGCCGCGGCGCCCGCCTCGCTCGGCACCTCGCCCTGCACCAGCTCGACGCGTGGGGCATCCCGTACGGCAGCGACCTCTCCGACTCGACCGCGGTGATCGTCGCCGAGTTCACGGCGAACGCGGTCACCCACGGCCGCGTCCCTGGCCGCGACTTCGAGCTGCGCCTCACCCTTGCCCCGACGACCCTCCGCATCGAGGTCTCGGACCCGCGCGGGGAGCGCGAACCGGAGCCGCGGCCGCCCGCGCCCGAGGCCGAGGACGGCCGCGGACTTCAGCTCGTCGAGGCGCTCGCCACGTCCTGGGGCACGAAAGACCGTCTTATCGGCAAGACGGTCTGGGCGGAACTGACGGCGCCGTGAGAGTGCTGTGGGCGCCGGACGTGGACGGCGGTACCTCGGAAGCATTGACTTCGGAATACGTTCCGAAGTGTGGTCTGGTCATGCTTACGCCCACGGTCACGTTAGCTGCGCAGCGCTCCGCACGCCACCGTCGCACACCCGAGGCCGGGGAGCTTCAACCACGCATCCGCTCCGCCACACGGCTGATCGTCATTATCGGTGAACCACTGTTGACGGGAGCCGCTTTCGCGATCACGGCGGAACCAGAGGCCGTCTCGCAGCCGACCCACCACGGTCCGAACCGCCGCCGGGATGGCGGCATGAGCGAGAGCTTGGGGAGCTGTTCTGGCGGGGGTAGTCGGCGGTTTTGGGTCTCAGCGGCAGCGTGGCTGCCACCTCGGGCACGTGCTTCTGACAACGATCCATCCGGCGATCGGGCCGACCCGCGCTGACTTCGACGCCCTGACTGGGCTGCCGACAGCCGGCAGGGTCCGAGCGCCGCCCGGACCTCCCGCGGGCCGCAGCGGGTGTGGCGCTCAGGTCCAGGGGAGTGCGGCTCGCTCACGCCAGTAGTCGGACTGTTTCTCCGCCATGTCGGCGAGGCGGCCCAGTTGTTCGTCATCGAGGTCGACGACCGCCGCGTGCAGGTTCGAGGACAGGTGCACGGCCGTCGCGGCGCCCGAGAGGACCATCGATGCCCAGGGTTTGCGCAGGACCATGGCCAGCGCGACCGCGTCACAGCCCAGGCCGGTCTGTTCGGCGATCTCCCGGAGCGCGGCCGGGGCGTGCGGCGCGGCAAGGCGTCCGTTGGCCATGGCCTCCTTGACGATGACGCAGACGCCCGAGTCGTGGGCGTCGGCGAGCGCGGGCCCGGCCGAGGTCTCGAGAACGTTGTAGGTGCTCTGCACCGTACGGAACAGCGGCTTGTCGTCGACCGTGACGGCGAGGGCCGCCCGGATCGTCTCGGCCTGGGAGGGGCCGCTGGTGGTGAAGCCCACGCTCACTCCGCTCTCGGCGGCGAACTGGGCAAGTCTGGTGTGGAGTTCCTTGTCGGAGAGGGCAGGGCTGTCGGGCGTGACGGAGTGGATCTGGTACAGGTCGAGCCGGTCCTCCAGTAGCGCGGCCGTCTCGGCGCGCTGCTCCTCGAAGGTGCTGACGCTGTGGTCCTTGACCTCGTGGACGTCGGCGTCGGTGCGCCAGTCCGCCGTGTACCGGTATCCCCACTTGCTGCCGACGACCAGGTCGTCGATGTCGGGTCGCCGGGCCAGCCAGTCGGCGAGGAACTCCTCGGAGCGGCCGTAGGAGCGGGCCACGTCCACGTAGCGGACGCCCTGGGCATAGGCGGCGTCCAGCAGTTCGTGCGTCCGGCGGCGCAGGGTCTCGACACTGCGCTCGGCCGGCAGATCGGCGTCCCTCCCGAGGTTGATGTACCCGGGGCGGCCTACAGCGGCAAGGCCGAGGCCGATGTGGGCGGTGGGGGTCGTCGCGGCTGCTAGGCGGGCGAAGGGCATCGCTCACTCCCGGGCTTCTGGGGTGCTCGTCGGCTGTGGGTGGGGGGTTTGGGGGTTGAGGTCAGGGGTTGGGCGTCTCGGCTCCTGAGTCGTCGGGGTATCGGGGGCACCGATTCAACCACCGTACTCGCGCGCTTCACCGGTGGCCCGGCGCCGCAAGACAGCATGAGGTCCGGCCGTTCCTGTCCGCGCCGGGAGGTCCTCAAGGGCTTGCAGCCGCAGCACATCCAGTGTGGCCGGACGCCACGTGGAGGTCCCCCCATCGGGTGATTCTGTGGAGGTGATGGGATACGCCGTGCCGCGCGGAGAGGGCGGCGATGATGCCGGTCCCGCGGCCGTGTTCCTCATATTCCGCAGAGTGCGGGCTGTCGGGTGATGGGCGCGGCCGGGGCAGGGGGCCAGCGTCTGTGACCTCGATGCGGAGGCCGCGACGGCCGCCGGCCACGGGCATCGACAGCCGCAGCACTGCTGGGGGCAGTGCGTGGGCGATCGCGTTGGTGATCAGTTCGGAGATCACCAGGAGGGCGGCGTCGGCTGTCTCCGTGGGCAGGGCCCAGTGGGCCAGGACTGTGCGTGCGCGGCGGCGCACGGCGGAGACGCTGTCAGGGATGTGCGGCAGCGGGCAGATGTGCTCGGTCCGCGGGGGCAGGTCCACGTCGATGTCGGACGTGGGCATGGCCGGGGTGGTCATCCTCGGCCACCTCCACTCGTCTCGG
It includes:
- a CDS encoding aldo/keto reductase; its protein translation is MPFARLAAATTPTAHIGLGLAAVGRPGYINLGRDADLPAERSVETLRRRTHELLDAAYAQGVRYVDVARSYGRSEEFLADWLARRPDIDDLVVGSKWGYRYTADWRTDADVHEVKDHSVSTFEEQRAETAALLEDRLDLYQIHSVTPDSPALSDKELHTRLAQFAAESGVSVGFTTSGPSQAETIRAALAVTVDDKPLFRTVQSTYNVLETSAGPALADAHDSGVCVIVKEAMANGRLAAPHAPAALREIAEQTGLGCDAVALAMVLRKPWASMVLSGAATAVHLSSNLHAAVVDLDDEQLGRLADMAEKQSDYWRERAALPWT
- a CDS encoding helix-turn-helix transcriptional regulator — protein: MTEERPERPAEVDGTAHLFSALGKQIKVLRENASMSQRELGVAAHCGEDLISSMERGVRTPQPDFLERADELLAAGGVLKAAIEDVREAQAKARTRHPDWFRDYAKAEAEAVALHDYSNQAVPGLLQTEEYARAIFTQRRPLLDESTIEKRVVDRLARQQIFERWPAPIFSYVLEEALLRRPIGGRAVHENQLRQLLRFGRLRTVELQVMPLDREEHPSLDGAFILLTPKGRQQVAYTEIYGHPRLITDPEEVRTFTERYGIIRAQALTPRESLSLIEKMLGER
- a CDS encoding ATP-binding protein encodes the protein MKAEITLPTAEFTQRFSATRRGARLARHLALHQLDAWGIPYGSDLSDSTAVIVAEFTANAVTHGRVPGRDFELRLTLAPTTLRIEVSDPRGEREPEPRPPAPEAEDGRGLQLVEALATSWGTKDRLIGKTVWAELTAP
- a CDS encoding CehA/McbA family metallohydrolase yields the protein MCNDEHTEHAMDRRGLLVTGAAAALTLGTVSFANAAPNSDGQAGQSDGQTEVVRGTLPPGSPDFVYLPVEVPRGVREIHVAYTYERPVVPAGTQGNALDIGIFDERGTELGGDGFRGWSGGARTEFFIRADEATPGYIPGPVRAGTWYIALGPYTVSPQGLTYEVTITLRYGAPGKTPKPVYPPERAKGRGRAWYRGDCHLHSWYSDGKRTPAEIAALARGAGLDFINTSEHNTHAAHRAWQGQWGDDLLILTGEEVTTRNGHVVALGTDPGTFVDWRYRARDNRFGRYAREIRRSGGLVVPAHPHATCIGCNWKFGFGEADAVEVWNGAYTPDDEVSLQAWDNTLVASVRSGKPWTPAMGNSDAHRHPDPVGTPQTVVLADELSREAILDGIRAGRSYVAESSAVSLSFSAAGGHGQHAGIGERLRVDADDPVTVRLEVGGAPNCSARIVTDQGVLHTVALPASGTGTVEWGTTASYAAYVRAEVRRAPVVPGLPGPLAAFTNPVFLGS
- a CDS encoding LLM class F420-dependent oxidoreductase → MRISTTIFLTDETITPVRLARELEERGFGGLYLPEHTHIPVERATPYPAGGELPPEYGRTLDPFVALGQAAAATSRLGLGTGITLVAQHDPIDLAKQIATLDHLSGGRFTLGVGFGWNKEEAADHGVEWATRRELGRERMALMRALWAAEPTAYNGEFGAVRASYAYPKPAGGAPRTLVGGAAGPKLFSHIAEYADGWLPIGGRGLTESVPVLREVWEKAGRDPGALQVVPYAVLPSPGKLAHYAELGVEEVVLQLPPAGEAEVLGVLDEYAQYV
- a CDS encoding ATP-binding protein, which encodes MTTPAMPTSDIDVDLPPRTEHICPLPHIPDSVSAVRRRARTVLAHWALPTETADAALLVISELITNAIAHALPPAVLRLSMPVAGGRRGLRIEVTDAGPLPRPRPSPDSPHSAEYEEHGRGTGIIAALSARHGVSHHLHRITRWGDLHVASGHTGCAAAASP
- a CDS encoding DUF397 domain-containing protein, giving the protein MNTTELDWFKSSYSSGEGGACVEVATSPAAIHVRDSKVTQGPQLAVTPATWSAFVSYARRHPTG
- a CDS encoding DUF1203 domain-containing protein, with the translated sequence MTSTLWTARPIQPAALKQLRDTDDAGRPCVPYTDTEGGAPLRCCLRPSGIGERIALVSYAPLRRWAAETWAKPGAYDEQGPVFIHAEECEGPREQDGYPFAHPGALRTLRRYDAEGHIAGGRLLEIPEAATEGFDAAFAEAFAGPEVVLVHVRAVEYGCFHFEVRRL